In the Mus pahari chromosome 19, PAHARI_EIJ_v1.1, whole genome shotgun sequence genome, one interval contains:
- the LOC110336280 gene encoding zinc finger protein 20-like produces the protein MASVSFEDVAVHFTQDEWALLDSSQKSLYRDVMLETCRSLAAIGNRWKEENVEDHYKNPWRNMSGSMLETPCERTDDHQVEETLTWIANLHTSMTVFPGLTPYESHVCGKASTSHSSSDRHATSSLPCYKPHEHEDCGAKQYDLNSLTSFQRCTEAHTGNGPCECEVGLRSSCFPNSLGIHQEAHSGKTPYQCKERGKTSVCAHGGSPTVGKFYECNVCGKALSSSVSLQRHGIIHTERLYECTYCGKAFRYPKYLRLHERIHTGEKPYECKQCGKAFRFPGALPLHEKIHTGEKPYKCKQCGKAFRFPGSLPLHEKIHTGEKPYECKQCGKAFRRHYHLQLHEKIHTGEKPYECKQCGKAFRRHSHLQRHERTHGGEKPCECK, from the exons ATG GCCTCAGTGAGCTTTGAGGATGTGGCTGTGCACTTCACCCAGGACGAGTGGGCTTTGCTGGATTCTTCCCAGAAGAGTCTGTACagagatgtgatgctggagacctgCAGGAGCCTCGCTGCGATAG GAAACAGATGGAAAGAGGAGAATGTTGAAGACCATTATAAAAATCCCTGGAGAAATATGAG TGGCTCCATGTTAGAGACCCCCTGTGAGAGGACAGACGATCATCAGGTTGAAGAAACTCTGACATGGATCGCAAACCTTCATACAAGCATGACAGTTTTTCCAGGACTAACACCATATGAATCCCATGTATGTGGGAAGGCTTCGACAAGTCACTCATCCTCTGATAGGCATGCCACATCATCTCTCCCCTGTTATAAACCACATGAGCATGAGGACTGTGGGGCCAAGCAATATGACTTGAACTCTCTTACCAGCTTTCAAAGGTGTACAGAAGCCCACACTGGGAATGGGCCTTGTGAATGTGAGGTAGGCTTAAGATCTTCCTGTTTTCCAAATTCATTAGGAATACATCAAGAGGCTCACAGTGGAAAAACACCCTATCAATGCAAGGAGCGTGGAAAGACCTCTGTTTGTGCACATGGAGGAAGCCCCACTGTGGGAAAGTTTTATGAATGTAATGTATGTGGTAAAGCCTTGagctcctctgtttcccttcaaagACATGGAATAATTCATACTGAAAGACTCTATGAATGCACATATTGTGGTAAAGCTTTTAGATATCCCAAGTACCTTCGAttacatgaaagaattcatactggagagaaaccctatgaatgtaaacaatgtgggaaagcctttagaTTTCCTGGTGCCTTGCCATTACATGAAAaaattcacactggagaaaaaccctataaatgtaaacagtgtgggaaagcctttagaTTTCCTGGTTCCTTGCCATTACATGaaaaaatacacactggagagaaaccttatgaatgtaaacagtgtgggaaagcctttaggCGTCATTATCATCTTCAGTTACATGAaaaaattcatactggagagaaaccctatgagtgTAAACAGTGCGGGAAAGCCTTCAGACGGCACAGTCATCTTCAGAGACATGAACGGACCCATGGTGGAGAGAAGCCCTGTGAATGTAAATAA